The DNA window GAATAAAGAGGTCATTCGCAAACCCCACGGAGAACGTAAGACGAAACAAGACCTGGTCGACTGGCGCGACCACACCCTTTACCGCAGCGAGTGGGAGGATTACGGCTACGGCATGGAAGatctggaggaagagctAGCCGAGAATCGTCACAAGAGGCGCCGTCTTGATGATTCTCTCGCGGAATCTCCTCTTGAGCATTTGCAAGATGTCGAAGACCATGAAGTCCATGTTCCTGAACTGGGAGATCactacgacgaggagcaAGAACAGGTTTTCAGCAATGAGGACCAAACCCAGGAGATGCAAACCAGGGAAATCGATCACTACCCCGAACTCCCACCGGAGCCTTAACAGTCGTTTTCGCCAGGCGTGCGGCTCATCGCTAGAACATGCCGTCGCAATGGAAATACGAAATACCCCTAACTCAGAGACTTGAGCAACAGACAGAGAGTTCCCATCAAAAGACATAATAGTATTAATGAGAAATAAAACACATTCAAGAAAGACCCCGACCAACCAACATCCCCCTCCTATCTCATATCATATCCATCACCTCCTTAAGAACAGTCGACTCCCCAGTAGAAACGAGTGGAGTCGGAATTCAATCAAACTCAAACTCCAACAGATAGTAAGTAGAAGCGCCTTTTCCAAGCCAAAAGCAGATAAAAGAAGAATATTCATAACACGACAGGAAACAGACCGTCAgtaaaaagaaaaagattGCAGACTCCATGAGTATGGCCCCCTCCCATTTTCTCCCTGACTCGAAAAGAAATCCAGGGGATATCGTACATAGGTGGATGcaggagaggaagaagaaaacaagacACTACAGATCCAGTGTCTTGAAGTCGCCTCCCTCAACACTCAGGGGCTCAGTGCCAGTACGggcatcaccaccaacagGCTGGAAGCTGTAGTGGTTGCCAATGCCCGCGGTGGCGGCGTTCGCAAGCAGAGCATTGGTATTCTCATTGGGACCTTGCAGGCTAACGGCTTGCAGAGCATCCTGGGCTTCCTTGACGCGCTTCTTGAAGGTCATCCGGTCCAAGAAGAGCTGCTGGCGTGCCTGCTCGAGTTCCCGgcgctcggcctcgatgatctcctccatctcgttGAACTGCTGCAGCTTGATCTCGAACTTCTGCAGGGTGACGTTGACCGCAGCGGAAACCAGGCGGGTCATTTCTCGCTCCTCATGGGAGGCGAGCGCACCAGCACGCGCCGCAGAAGCGGCAAGTGCGACGGTGCTGAGCGACTGCTTCGACTTGTCGGTGGTTTCAGCCTCGCGCACAATGTCCACATCCATGGAGTCTTCGGCCTTGACCGTCTcgccttccctttctttgcCCTTGTCCTGCCCCTTCTCGAGTTGCTTCCGCAACTCTTTGCGGATCTCCTCTACAGATCGtccggcagcggcagcggccacggcgggCTCAGCCATCTGGGCTAGGAAAGCCACCACAGACAAGACCGGGTTCTCGGCCTGGCTTATGGGGTCGCGTCCACTCGTGGAACGCATGTCAGGAAGGTCTTCGAGGTATTTGTCCTCAATCTCCAACTGCAAAAACTTCATCACGCATTCTTCTCTGGTGCGAGTGCCGACATGGCCGGCGATCTGCTCCCAGTTGTCGTCAAAgttctccagaccctccagCAATAAGACAAGCTCTGAGTCCGACCACGGTGTGTCCTTGTCAGGCACATGGGTGTGGGACTTGTCCTCAAGCTTGACAAAATCCGAGGCATTGTGGCTGGAAGGCATTCTGCCTTGAAGGAAGCAGTTAGGGCACAGGTCATATTTCGTGTCGGGCAGACTGGCATTGCCTGATGCCGGGGCCGACTTGGCATAATGGAACCGCAGTCGGGTGCAATCGATACCGCAAGAGAAGCAGTGAGACTTCTTTTTGGGCTCCTGGGCAGCGTTCTCAAGATCCTGGGCAGAAGCTCCGTTCGCTTCGCCGTTAGtctgcttctccttgtcgtcgGCAGGAGTGATCGCCTTTCCTTTCTCGTCATAGACATTACGGCGGACTTCGAGGTTGAGCTCAGACTTCGTAGCAGGAGTGGCTGAGGCCGCTCGGTCGGTGGCAGGAAGAGCCTTGCCAGCAGTGACGGAGTGGTTCGGTCCGGGCTGGAACGGCTGCAGACCTCGTGGAGTATCGGCGATGACTCGGAAGTGACCAGTGAATGGCGGGCCGATGTTGGAGGGCCGCGTCTGAGGGTCGACCTAGATAGGCGTTAGAAAAAGGGTCTTAAGCCAAAACCAAGACTTGGATACGTACCTGGTAGTTGATTAGACCCCACTGTTCAAGGAACGAGTGAACGCGCATGATTGCGCACACATCTCCAGCAAGGTTGCGACGGCACGCGGTAACAGTCAGATACTCGATGGGGTTTAGGCGATAAGTGTTGATCATGAAATCACGGTAGTCTTTGTAGATGGCAGGGGTCTTGCTGCGGTTGCGGCCATTGAAAAATTCTGCGAGGGCCTTCTTCTCAATCGCGTGGACAGTGTGCATATCGAACCATGTCGAGTAGCTGGGCAGGATGATGGCGTGTGTTTGCGCGACAAGCTGGGACCGGGCGGAGGCTTCCAGCGCCGACTTGGACTGCACCGGTTGTTCCTCACCTACAGCATCCGCATCTGCATCGGCAGGTGGCTGCGATTCTCCTgccgcatcttccaggcCTTCGGTATCGCGCTTGGCATCCGTCTCCGTGCCGCCCATctcctcatcttcagcatcgccattccGGGGCTTGGGGGATGCTGGGGCATCGAGGGGATTGTCTGGTTCGGTCGAGggctcgatcttcttctctgggGATTGCGCTTCTGGGCCGCGAGTTAGTATTCCGATCTTGGTCTCATCCCGGGGAGGCGATTACCTGAGGCGTGGCTGGAGGCGCGCGTAAGCTCAGCAGCCCCCTCGGCACCAGTCACGGGCTGAGAATTGTCGGAAACCCCGAGCGGGTTGACAGGAGTGTCATCCATGATGAATCACGAGTCAAAGCCTGCCGTCGCGAACGACAGAAGATGGCCTCCTTGCCGGTCTGTTCCTGGGGTGCAATGCACGGGCAGAGCACCAGTGAAGCTGATAGTACGTGCAGAGACAATCACGAAGGACCAAGCCGAGCAATGGAACGCTCGATATGAAAGACGGGGGCGAATGGGATGATGCAGGCTCGGGGGCTCGATGGTTGGATGGTCAGTCGCGACACGCAAAACTCGCGGCCGCTGAGGTTGAGCCGCTAACCGAATAGAGACTAGCGTGTATTAGATAAGCCTATTGTATATTCATAGCAGGGCAACACTGCAAATATCTCATTTGCAGCCCTTTATGTCGGGTACATGCAAAAGAATATGGGGACATTTGAAACCGAAACCAGAATTACTTGCTTTTGGGGCTGGAAATGTCATTGGCTGAGTTGATAACGTCAATGTTTTCGCACACCATGTCAAACGGCTATGTGATAGGAAGGTATTTGAGCATGCACTAAGCACTGAAAATTAGGATAATTGGTAGTGAGAAGATCAGCATTAGTTATTCTACTGGACATCTTGTCCCATTTTAATAGCTTAAAAGCGGGAACATAATAGGGTATGCACGAGGCTCTTGTGTTTGATTGTGGGAGTGAGAGTTAACATTTATTCCTTTGCGTTCGCTTCTGCACCACTTCTTCCGTCAAAGTTTCCACAGCATTTGGAGAAGAGATAGCCAGGACAAGACCAAAGGTTTGAAAGCATGAGAGTCAATTTGGATCCCAAAAGCAACGGTAGGACCGTTGAAGGACGATCCTCGACTACGTCTGAATGCCATTCAACACGGGCACGTCCCTCCAGTTTGCCCCTTCTTTCTTAATCACCTCTGCATCGTGGCTAAAGAGCCATTTCCGCCGGTCTTCAAAGCCCCAGAAGACTGGGTTCTCTGCCGTATCGAGAGCCAGCTTCTTGTCACGcgtctgctgctcctgcccGTCATCAATATGCAAGATGTACTGGTGCTCACGCGTCTTGGCCTGCACGAGGCCCGCTCGCGGCATGCGGATTGTTTCGTACTGCTTCAGGGCCGTGGCCATGTCCACATCCTGCGCGAGTACCTGGCGCAAAACGGCGGCGTCTTCAAAGGACTGGGCGGCGCCCTGAGCCAGGTAAGGGAGCATGGGGTGACAACTgtcgcccagcagcacggCCTTGCCCGAGGGGTGTGTCCAGCGAGTAAGATTGGGCAGGTCACACAGTCGCCACTTCATGAACTCGCCCGTCAGGGCACAGAGCTTCCGGACCTTGGGCTCCCAGCTTGCGAATCGGTTGCACAGATCGCTGTTGTCGCCTTTGACGACCCAGACCTCGTCCGTGGTTTCGTTGTAGGAAGTAGCACACACGACAATGTTGTACATCTCCCCGTTGCGGATAGGGTAGCCAACCAGGTGTGCGTCCGGCCCGCACCAGGAAGTCGTGCAGGGGTCGAGGATAAGGTGGGCCAGATCCGGGTCGGCCAGCAACTTTTCGCTGGGAATGAGGATTCGGTAGGCTATGTCGCCAGTGTCCCGCGGGACGTCGGGCTGGCCGGTAAGCAAAGGCCGGCAGATGGACTTGATACCGTCTGCACCCACGATCAGATCGGCTTTGAAGACTTCTCCATCCTGCGTAGTCGCCATCGGAGCGTCGAAGTCGTAGGAGACGACACGCTTCTTGGTCAAAACTTTGACGCCGGCTTTCTGGGTGGCATCTAGCAGCGCCGCGTGCAGGTCTGCCCGATGAACAAGCCAGTAAGGTGACCCATGTGTCTCGACGATGTTGTTGAAAGGCAGATCAAAGATTGTGCTGCCATCCTTCCAACGAATGAAGTGATATCTCTGCGAagtcgacttcttcatcctctctAGGTCAACACCCCATCGCATGAGCAGGCGGCTCGAGTTAGGTGGGATCCTGATACCCGCTCCAGCCTATGAAAGTTGCTAATGTGAGCCAAAGTCCTCGCCCGGGGTTGATATTGAGGCCTTACTTCCGCGAACTCGGGAGCTGCATCAAGAATTGTGACCTTGTGGCCGTCGGTCTGCAGGGCGAGCCCCGTCGCTAGGCCGCCCAGGCCAGCGCCGACAACAAGGACGTTCAACGATCTGGAAGTGTTAGGCATCGTGCTGTACAGCCAGAGTAACTCGGTGAGGTTCACAGTCGTTTCACAGATCGTCTGAGTAAGAGTGGTAGCTAAATTCGTTCTTCTCAAGATGGCGGTTTTATAAATGAATGATGGCAAAGTTCACTGATAGCAAAcccgcttcttcctccccgcgAAGATACTGATGCTCTCTGCGAATGCAAGCTGCCGCATGGCCGGATCTACTGTTCGAGTGGTAACATTAATTATCGGAACACTGCACCCGACGGAGAGATTTGCCGCTGGACCCGCTACCGTTCGTCGGTTCATCCCTCGGTTCATCCCTGTCTATTCTGATTTGCTCTGAGCCAGGTTCCGATGGGTAATTTTAAGGCACCTTGACTCGATTATTCCCAGTTTGCGGTTCCCCTGATAGTGTGTTGCTAGGACTTGCTTGGTATGGAACAAACTACTGTAGACATACGCAAGCGGTAGGAAAAAAGAATTCCAGCCACACTCTAGAACTGCGAATAGCGGTTTGTTTCTAGTGGGGATGTCCCTGTAAATTCCGATAACAAAAAAACGAAACTACAGACCCATTTCGCCAGAGCCATCCCTGACCTTATCTAAGAAAGGAACTTGGTGATAATCACACGGAAGTCCTCAAAGCCGTCAATGTAGGGTACATGCCCTGCAGACTTTACAATCTCCATCCTTACGGGTATCTTCTTCCCACAGTTCCATAGgctctcttccacggccttccgcatctcctgcatcttGGACGGCAGGTCCGCATCCTTCTCCCCGGCAATAATGAGAGCCTCGTCACAGCCATGTCCCACCTTGGGATACAGCGGCCTGAGATCGAAAGATGGGTTGCTAAGAGCGGTGCAACAGGCCTCGAGCCCCTTGATTGTAGTCGTCGCCATAGACTTCTCCATTCTCGCCGTCTCTTCGGGATGCTCCGCCATCCACTCTTCGCCGAACCACCGCTTCCTCGTATTCAACAGGTCCTCTGACATTGATCCCGCTTCCTTGGCGGCGATTGTCCTCGCGGCGAAGTTATCTGGGATGCCTACCACGGCTGGTGAAGCGGCAATGGCGTCCGCTACAATGATCTTGTTCACCATGCCGGGATGACGCGCAACAAAGTACACGGCCTTGATGCCTCCCATCGATACCCCTACCCAGGCATGCAGTCTGCTGATTCTCAGGTGTTTTAAAAGGTAGTATACATCGTCCGCCAGGACCTCGAAAGACATGGAGGACATCTCAGATTCAGATGGTGCGTTAGAGCGGCCATGGCCCGGTTGGTCGTAGCGGAGGACCCGGAAGCCTTGATCTTCCAGTACAGGCACGACTAGATCCCAGGAAGTCAGGTCCTCCGCTAAAGAATTGGAAAGCAGGAGGATGCGATCTGAGGAGGTCCCAGGTGACAAAGTGTAGGCCATCTCTCGCCCGCTTGGAAGGGTGAACGACTCCATCATCTTGACGTTAGACCGTAAATGTGCGTGCTCAGCCCAGGTGACAAGCCGAGGTgtgaagacgaagaagaacaaaTCCTTAAAGATTCCATGGCTTGTGGACTGCtgtgctggatgatctcTCAACCATACTCGCGACACAATCAGTAGTTTGGTCATGCGGATAAATACCTCCGCACCGGCAGTCCGGGGAGAAAACTAACCTTGTGGAGCATTCCCGGAAGCATGCGCCCGCCCTCTTCTCCTATTTCTCCACGCTCGCGCGGTCCACAACTCCGACGCATCTTTGACTCCGCATAGACGCACAGGCTGCATGCAGAAATCCTGGCGCAAAGCGCAAAAGGGAGTCGGAAGAGATTCGACTACGGTATCCGAAACGACGGACGACCACTATTCACTTTTCCAGTGAAGTACTTGATGGCCGAGGCTTCGGCAGCAGGGCCGCCGAAAGGCCGGTCCAGGAGGATACCAGACGCATCCAGGAAGCGATCTGCACATAGCTGTAAGTTCAATTTACACATGTCCGCAGCAAGTGTTGCTTTAAGACGGCCATCAGTGACCCCAGGGTCTGACATATGTACTAGGCGACTTTTGTCGAAAGGTTAGCTTGCTCTTACTGTGTTATACTTGCGATACGGACGGCCCGGCCCCTACAATCGCCTTATGCAACGATGTAAGCTGACAACAAGTGTCTATTACGATGGCACCAATAGCGGCGTTGCAAATGTGTTCTACTTCCATCCGGACACGGATGTGTCATGTGCCAGAACCATAATCTTGAATGCTCCTACACGCTTCCACGGAAGACCCGGTTCTACGGAAGTGTGGATGATTTGAGCTACCGGTAAGCTGCCTCACAACTACCATGCGTGCTGTCTCGATCAGCCGGCATTGACAGCTGGTACGTCCTTGCTTTAGATACAAATGTTTGGAGGCCATTGTACGTGGTGCATTTCCCAATGACGCCATTTCCACAGTCCCGGATCTCGTCCAGCTGGGAGAACGCATGGGATATGTCATGCCAGTCTTGTCTCATGATGAAACACCAAGGATGGAGGAGCTGTTAAAGGATGTTTCTACTACAGCCGATGATCAAGGTGTTTCTGGGTCAATGGAGTGTGCAGCTTCATCGTCACCGAGAACAGGTGCCACAAATATCCAGAGcgagagtgagagaagaACCTCTTTCGACCAAGGACCTGAAACAAACCCCCGTGTAGACGAACCTGTGGGACTCATCAGAGACACAGCCGGGCGTGAGCATTTCATCGGCCCATCTGGGAGCCTGCAGTTTCTGGGCCAGCTCCGGAGGTTGATTCTCATCTCTCGCAGCGAGCAAGTAATTGGCTCCCCAGCGTCCACTCAGCTTACGGCTACGTtcatggaggaagatgcagcTCAGGCTCTCGAGGCAGACGGAAACCAAAATGAGCACGCGGAACCGTCTTCAGGAGTCACTGGCAGTAGTACCAACGAGGAACAGCAGATCGAAGAGCGCTCCCCTGCTCTGATCCAGGATTTTGCCAGCATCCCGGTTGATGACATTGAGGAGACCAGAAGGCAGCTTCCGCCTCGACATATTGTCGACTCGTTGGTACGGCTGTACTTCAAAGACGTACATCCGGACTTTCCATTATTCCACCGCGGGACCTTCGCGGAAGAATACGAGACATACATGTCTACGGAGCGGTATTATCAGCAGCCGACAAAAGCGAGCATGCATGTACCGTCGTCTACCGTACCTGAGCCAGGCTGGCTAGGCTGTTTGCACATGATGATTGCCTTTGGCTCACTGTCTAGCCCCTCTGACTTTCCTCCCAATCTCGACCTCACTTCCCTGTCTCAACACTGTGTCCGCCTAACCCGTCAGCTGCTGCCACATTTAATCTCCAGATGCACTCTCTCCAATATCCgagcccttcttcttctctcccttttcctccacaACCACAACGAACGAAATGCGGCCTGGAACCTGGTCGGAACCGCCATGCGTTTGTCCTTTGCTGTTGGCTTGCATCGGGCTAGCGATAACGGGTTACATTTTCGGCCCATGGAGAGGGAGGTGCGCAAGCGTGTTTTTTGCACACTCTACAGTTTCGAGCAGTTCCTTGCGTCAAGCCTGGGGAGGCCGAGCGGGTTCTACGACTTCGAAGACGTTGAGATAGTCCCTCCCCGTGAGGGTGTGCTGGACGGCGGCTacgatgaggacgacgagactATGAAGCTTTCCCTGGAGCTACAGATTATCCTGGCTAAGGCGAGGGTCTCAATTGCGGTAAAGACGCTACCTGTGGCTAGCGACAAAAGAAGCATAGACGGCTTGGCTCGGCAAGAGCAGTCTTCGAGGGCGACGCTGGAGGCTTTGAATCAGTGGAGGAACGCCTTGGCTTCACGCCACGTGTTGAACATTCCATTCATTGGAGAGGCCGAAGATCTCCTTTGCCAAGGCGTCCAGGAGGCGCCGCGGATGCCATTACAAGAGCTCAAAGCAATGATGGGCTGGCAGAGTCGACATAGGCTTCGAGCCGCTCTGGTGCTGCATCTCCAGTACAGATACATTGCCATTCTAGTCACGCGATCTGCTTTGCTGCTATACGTTGCATCCTCTCAACGGAATGGGGAAGAGCTCCCCGCCGCTCTTAGCCGAAACAATGGCGGCACTGATCAGTACTCTGGCCCTGTAGAGGAGCGCCTGTCAGACATATGCGTCAAGCACGCTGTGCAGCTCTGCCGCCTCATCTTGCTTGCCGACTCCTTCGACCTAGTGAACGGCATCTCGGCTATGGACATTTTCTATGCCTACTGTGGCGTCATGGTACTTATCCTGCGATCGCTGCGGA is part of the Penicillium psychrofluorescens genome assembly, chromosome: 4 genome and encodes:
- a CDS encoding uncharacterized protein (ID:PFLUO_006435-T1.cds;~source:funannotate), encoding MEELLKDVSTTADDQGVSGSMECAASSSPRTGATNIQSESERRTSFDQGPETNPRVDEPVGLIRDTAGREHFIGPSGSLQFLGQLRRLILISRSEQVIGSPASTQLTATFMEEDAAQALEADGNQNEHAEPSSGVTGSSTNEEQQIEERSPALIQDFASIPVDDIEETRRQLPPRHIVDSLVRLYFKDVHPDFPLFHRGTFAEEYETYMSTERYYQQPTKASMHVPSSTVPEPGWLGCLHMMIAFGSLSSPSDFPPNLDLTSLSQHCVRLTRQLLPHLISRCTLSNIRALLLLSLFLHNHNERNAAWNLVGTAMRLSFAVGLHRASDNGLHFRPMEREVRKRVFCTLYSFEQFLASSLGRPSGFYDFEDVEIVPPREGVLDGGYDEDDETMKLSLELQIILAKARVSIAVKTLPVASDKRSIDGLARQEQSSRATLEALNQWRNALASRHVLNIPFIGEAEDLLCQGVQEAPRMPLQELKAMMGWQSRHRLRAALVLHLQYRYIAILVTRSALLLYVASSQRNGEELPAALSRNNGGTDQYSGPVEERLSDICVKHAVQLCRLILLADSFDLVNGISAMDIFYAYCGVMVLILRSLRISISTSHYHDQHEARLQTELRQLIAQTREVLMRVNKCSTMKRFARVVATFEDGSRQDNTKPAVSVPNQSANGRLATAGRNAQVAPGFRTRLSDPIHSASDGRRASNLAAASGAGRTSLDAFSLVASQQDPISVQNGQSTGVAPRLGIQDAPGQPNFLTSFDGEPDTSGWMDSLLSLDWAGVVDWGDVESLLVRNSG
- a CDS encoding uncharacterized protein (ID:PFLUO_006433-T1.cds;~source:funannotate), translated to MPNTSRSLNVLVVGAGLGGLATGLALQTDGHKVTILDAAPEFAEAGAGIRIPPNSSRLLMRWGVDLERMKKSTSQRYHFIRWKDGSTIFDLPFNNIVETHGSPYWLVHRADLHAALLDATQKAGVKVLTKKRVVSYDFDAPMATTQDGEVFKADLIVGADGIKSICRPLLTGQPDVPRDTGDIAYRILIPSEKLLADPDLAHLILDPCTTSWCGPDAHLVGYPIRNGEMYNIVVCATSYNETTDEVWVVKGDNSDLCNRFASWEPKVRKLCALTGEFMKWRLCDLPNLTRWTHPSGKAVLLGDSCHPMLPYLAQGAAQSFEDAAVLRQVLAQDVDMATALKQYETIRMPRAGLVQAKTREHQYILHIDDGQEQQTRDKKLALDTAENPVFWGFEDRRKWLFSHDAEVIKKEGANWRDVPVLNGIQT
- a CDS encoding uncharacterized protein (ID:PFLUO_006432-T1.cds;~source:funannotate), whose translation is MDDTPVNPLGVSDNSQPVTGAEGAAELTRASSHASEAQSPEKKIEPSTEPDNPLDAPASPKPRNGDAEDEEMGGTETDAKRDTEGLEDAAGESQPPADADADAVGEEQPVQSKSALEASARSQLVAQTHAIILPSYSTWFDMHTVHAIEKKALAEFFNGRNRSKTPAIYKDYRDFMINTYRLNPIEYLTVTACRRNLAGDVCAIMRVHSFLEQWGLINYQVDPQTRPSNIGPPFTGHFRVIADTPRGLQPFQPGPNHSVTAGKALPATDRAASATPATKSELNLEVRRNVYDEKGKAITPADDKEKQTNGEANGASAQDLENAAQEPKKKSHCFSCGIDCTRLRFHYAKSAPASGNASLPDTKYDLCPNCFLQGRMPSSHNASDFVKLEDKSHTHVPDKDTPWSDSELVLLLEGLENFDDNWEQIAGHVGTRTREECVMKFLQLEIEDKYLEDLPDMRSTSGRDPISQAENPVLSVVAFLAQMAEPAVAAAAAGRSVEEIRKELRKQLEKGQDKGKEREGETVKAEDSMDVDIVREAETTDKSKQSLSTVALAASAARAGALASHEEREMTRLVSAAVNVTLQKFEIKLQQFNEMEEIIEAERRELEQARQQLFLDRMTFKKRVKEAQDALQAVSLQGPNENTNALLANAATAGIGNHYSFQPVGGDARTGTEPLSVEGGDFKTLDL
- a CDS encoding uncharacterized protein (ID:PFLUO_006434-T1.cds;~source:funannotate); translated protein: MTKLLIVSRVWLRDHPAQQSTSHGIFKDLFFFVFTPRLVTWAEHAHLRSNVKMMESFTLPSGREMAYTLSPGTSSDRILLLSNSLAEDLTSWDLVVPVLEDQGFRVLRYDQPGHGRSNAPSESEMSSMSFEVLADDVYYLLKHLRISRLHAWVGVSMGGIKAVYFVARHPGMVNKIIVADAIAASPAVVGIPDNFAARTIAAKEAGSMSEDLLNTRKRWFGEEWMAEHPEETARMEKSMATTTIKGLEACCTALSNPSFDLRPLYPKVGHGCDEALIIAGEKDADLPSKMQEMRKAVEESLWNCGKKIPVRMEIVKSAGHVPYIDGFEDFRVIITKFLS